In a single window of the Lineus longissimus chromosome 4, tnLinLong1.2, whole genome shotgun sequence genome:
- the LOC135486029 gene encoding prolactin regulatory element-binding protein-like: MAPKKNDRVLHKTDFPIYTVQSLGDRHFLAGGGGGQSRTGVPNIIEIFELSCNASDGKLQAQSAFRYDTGTSAIMNSATVDDGKRYVLAVGMEENCKVYSLKYKVAKPKPNKTPDTDDNLRKRKGNLTNSESHDSAPNVVTFEVDEIADVKTDYSDDSGVQNVVRFSKDASLMLTGGSDGYLRVWKFPDMKKSFEVKAYDDEVDDVAISPKGNRIVTIGKSGAKVWNTKDGSKFLELVWPKKTEGKYRFRACRYGLVENSDKKVVLYSAHIPLIRKKTSPSYIARWDATDFQCKGVTMLSEEIISCLDVSTDGTFVGVGTIGGSVAVYISFSLQQLYCIKEAHNIFVTGVNFLPSTDSVRALTGTQDFTLLSISADDQIQYHQVKNRTSYSFIWIMVGFIVIIYLLFYALAELGL; this comes from the exons atggctcccAAGAAAAATGATCGAGTTCTTCACAAGACAGATTTTCCAATTTACACAGTTCAGTCGTTGGGGGATCGTCACTTTCTTGCTGGTGGAGGTGGAGGACAATCCCGCACTGGCGTTCCAAACATAATT GAAATATTTGAATTGTCATGTAACGCATCCGATGGCAAACTACAGGCTCAGAGTGCATTCCGCTATGATACTGGGACATCTGCCATCATGAACAGCGCAACCGTGGATGATGGAAAACGATATGTCCTCGCAGTCGGCATGGAAGAGAACTGCAAAGTCTATTCTCTGAAATACAAAGTTGCTAAACCAAAGCCCAACAAGA cGCCTGATACTGATGACAATTTGCGTAAAAGGAAGGGCAACCTCACAAATTCAGAATCCCATGATTCTGCTCCTAATGTAGTGACATTTGAAGTAGATGAAATTGCCGATGTAAAAACAGACTATTCAGACGATAGTGGAGTTCAAAATGTTGTACGGTTCAGTAAAGATGCATCGCTGATGCTGACCGGTGGCAGTGATGGATATTTACGAGTCTGGAAG TTCCCAGACATGAAGAAATCATTTGAAGTCAAAGCATATGATGATGAAGTCGATGATGTGGCTATTAGTCCAAAAGGCAATCGG ATTGTAACTATTGGTAAAAGTGGTGCTAAAGTGTGGAATACGAAAGATGGTAGTAAATTCTTAGAGTTAGTTTGGCCAAAGAAAACAGAGGGTAAATACAGATTTAGAGCTTGTAG GTATGGTTTAGTCGAAAATAGTGATAAAAAAGTGGTGCTGTATAGTGCACACATTCCTTTAATCCGAAAGAAGACATCACCATCCTATATTGCCAGGTGGGATGCAACAGACTTCCAGTGCAAGGGTGTGACCATGCTGTCAGAGGAGATTATATCTTGTTTGGATGTGAG CACTGATGGCACTTTTGTTGGTGTTGGAACGATAGGGGGAAGTGTGGCAGTGTATATATCCTTCAGTTTACAG CAATTATATTGCATAAAAGAAGCCCACAATATATTTGTGACTGGTGTCAACTTCCTACCCTCTACTGACTCAGTCCGTGCCTTAACTGGTACACAGGACTTCACACTGCTTAGTATATCTGCTGATGACCAAATACAGTACCATCAAGTCAAAAATAGAA cCAGCTACAGCTTCATATGGATCATGGTCGGCTTCATCGTGATAATATATCTACTGTTTTATGCACTGGCAGAATTAGGTTTGTGA